The nucleotide window CATCCTCACTCAGGCAGGTCACCGTTCCATCGCAATTTTGAGCGTCATCCGTCAATACCAACACCACCCGTTCTGATTCCATCGAAAAAGCCATAACACCATCCCATTCATTCTTTCATAAGGTTATTATTCCAACCCATCCATGGGTGTCGGTCCATCTGCACCAGAGGCACACGCAGCGTCAGTCTCTTCGACGTGTTGATTGTCACACTTTGTTGTTTTTTTGTATCACCACTGATTTTAACTTCTATCAATATCAGCAATCGCCACAAACAACAACAAACCTGCAAAAGAAGTAAACCGGGTGTTGTTTCTTCTCCTGCAGGCTGACAAAATGCAACAATTTAAAGAAAAAAGCGATGATCCGAGCTCAGCGCTCGGCTCATCGTCAAAACGGTTTTATCGGCGACCGCCAAAACCACGACGGGGTCTGGTGTCGTCATAGAACCCGCCTCGGCGCGGTCCCGGCGGCATGATACTCGCCATGATCGACTGGCATTTTTCACGCTGTTCGGCGGTAAGCACCTGCGCCATTTCATCCCGCAACTCTGCCCGCTTGACCAGCAGATCGACTTTCTGCTTCATCACGGCATCAAGCCCCTGACGCAACCCTTCGCCACTAAAGGCCCCGGTCTGGGCTGCAGGCATCATCAATGCCCGTTGCTCAGACCTCAGATCGTATTGCTGCTGAAAAGTGTTACGCAGCTCTTGCTCAAGACTGGAAATTTTTTCAATCTGGGCTGCGTTGAGTTCAAGGGCGACGGTCATCATCGGCAACAGATTCGGGGGGAACATCTGCCCCTGATTACAAGCCATCCTACCCATGCCCATACCTGGGCCCATTCCCATTCCCATGCCGTTCCCCATACCTGTTCCCACACACAGTCCTCTCCCTTTTCCCGCAAATCCCTGTGGTCCGTTCCACGGCCCGGGTTGCGCCCACGCTGCCTGACTGGCGACCAGCATCACTGCTGCACATAACATGACGGTCAATTTTGTTTTCATCATTCACTCCTTAGGTTGGACAGACATCCGGTCTGTCGTGGTTGATGTGAAAACTCTAGCAGCTTCAAGGTAAACCAGAGGTTAAGAGCTGTGTATATCGTGTAAAGTTTTGTTAACACATTGTCTTCGTGACAGGATCTGCTCACGAACACGGCAAACGTGTTTCCATCTCAACACCCGATGAGGCAACGCCACGTTGATAGCGCCCACGGACGTAAAATCAGTCAGTTTTGTCGTCTTTAACGAAAAACAGGCCCTGTCATCTTCAGAGAACAGGGCCTGTTGCAATCGCTTTCGGAACACCAGACAGTACACGAGCAGGCGGTCAGGGAAGGAGGGTTTTCTCTTGAACCTGGGCCTGGGGCCGCCCCCACAGATAGCCCTGGGAATAATCGATCCCCAAATCCACCACCCGCTGCTGCAACTCTTCACTGGCAACATATTCGGCAATGGTGGCAATCCCCAGCTCGCGGGCAAAGTGGACTATGGCTTCGATAATAGTCTGTGCACGATCCGAGTCGTTGAGCTGGCCGATCAGTCCGCCATCGATCTTAAGGAAGTCAACATCGAGTTGGGAGATATGGTCAAAATTGGAATAGCCGGTGCCGAAATCATCGACAGCGACTTTGATGCCGTAAATATGCACCTGATCGATAAACGACTTGATCACCTGATAATTCTCAACCCCTTGAGATTCGATGATCTCAAAAATCAACCGTTCGCGTGCGGTCTTTTTGCGAATATGTTCAATGATGGTCTGGCGGCTTTCGTGATCGACAATATCATCAATCGACAAATTGACCGTACAACCGACATCGTGTTCTTCAATACAGTTCAGAGCCTGGTCGATCATAAACGTGGTCAGATAGCTGGACACCCGTGATTTGCGTGCAGCTTCCATGAAAAAATCCGGCCCGACAATGGTACCGTCACGCTCCACCAGACGAATCAGTGATTCATAGTGACTGATCTTCTGACTATTGTTGTCATAGATCGGTTGGAAATAGGCACAAAACCGGTTGTTTTCCACCCCTTCCTTGATCTTCGAAGTCCACAACAGGTTGGCGTGACTCGACTGACTGCTGTGCAGGTCCGGCGAATAGTGCACATAAGGACGGAAAATCCGCTTGGCTTCTTTGAGAGCCAGGTCGGCCCGCTCCAGCAATTTATGCGGTCCTTGAGCCACTCCAGCCGTCAACGACAGACGAAATTCACTGTCGCCGATGACAAAGCGCTGTTCATTGATGCGCTCCATCAGGTATTCCACCGAGACGCAACGCGGCGAGGTGTCACACATCAGGGCGTACTCATCGCCGGAGATCCGATAGATACGGGTTTGTGACGGCACCAACTTACTCAGGTAATCCCCAACCCGCACCAGCAGTTTATCGCCGATCTGGCCGCCATAAAAATTGTTAATATCCTTGAATCCATCGATATTGACGAGAGTCAATTGGGGAAAGCGGCAACGCAACAGATCACGCTTTAGACACAAACGGTTACCAAGCCCGGTTAATTCATCGGTAAACAACCGACGACTCAGCGGCCAGACAAAGACCAGCGCCACCGGCACACACACCAGCAACAACACCACCCCTTCAATAAGGGCACGATTTAACGATTCCGCCAGCGCCCGATCAACCACAAAGGCATCAACACTCGCAACAGCAAGATAGGTAAAGCCCTGCGAGGTCTGGCAGGGTAGCACAAGGGTGCGGCTATGAGTTGCCGCCTGATCAGCAGCAACATAATGAGGCTGTCCGTCTTCAAATGCAGCGAGAACCGGCTTGGCTAATTGAGGGTAAACTTTGAAATAGTTGGAAAACTCTCCCGACGTCACTTCATGGTCGGTCAAGCTTGATGACGTCAGGTAGACCGTACCGTCGCGACGAACAAGCGTGGCAAGGCTGCACAGACCCAGATCACGACTCAGATGGGTTAAACGATGGGAAAAGAGAGCACTCTGTTCAGTTAGCCCGGGGTCATTGGCGTGCAGATAGCGATCGTGCAACGCATCGCCAACGGAGTAGCGCAGGGCCGTGGCACCATCCAGCAAGCGCTGGTCCACGTGAGCAAGAATCTGACGGGTATTCTCGGTGTAATGGTAATAGCTCAACACCATCAGCGCCAAACTCAACACCACCAGCCCCATACCGAATATTTTCAGTTTAATCATCGTCGCTTACCCTGCCTCGGCGGCATCACTCGTTTTTAAACGTCTCACCTTGGGCACAATCAGCAACCTCAACCCGATTACGTCCATTCTTTTTTGCACGGTACAAGGCCATGTCAGCCCGTGCCACCATCTCACCCTCATCTTCCACCGCAGGATCAAATGTGCTCACACCGATACTGATGGTCACTTGAACATTCACCGGCTGGCCCTGATGCACCTCCTCGAGAAGACTGCGTTCACTCACCCACTGACACAAGCGGCTTCCCAGAGTTTGTGCACCACTCGAATTGGTATAGGGCAGCAACACCATGATCTCCTCACCGCCATAGCGAAAGACCATATCAAAATCGCGCACGCTACCTTTGATCATCTGCGCCAGGGCCAGCAAGACCCGGTCGCCAACCAGATGGCCATAGGTATCGTTAACCTTTTTAAAGAAATCGACGTCGATCAAAAGCACCGACAGATCAAGAGCATAACGGCGGGTTTTATCGGCCTCGCTGCGCAGACACCGATCCATATGGCGGCGATTGTAAATTCCCAGCAGCGGGTCAAGAATGTTTTCGTATTCCAAATGACACAGCCGGGTGACATCATCGGCGGTGCGCGCGGAAAGCAGACAGACAGTCAGGACAAAAATAGCCCCGAAAAAGAAGATCACCGGCACGACAAGATCATGCCATTGCTGTGCCTCGTTCCAAAACAGCAGGGCATAAAGGGCATACCCCGAAAAAAACAGGCACACCAAAACAGAAAGGAACATCCACGCAATACGACATGAGCTATAGGGAAGACGTCTGCGCAACTGATTAACAGGAAACAACGCCAACAGCAGCACCAATGCGCCACCAATCACCAGAAAATTTGCCAACTCCGCCATAAAAACGTGCATCCCGTCACAAAAAACCAATTCTGCCTAATCACCACGTGATATGGCGAGAGCTTTATTGGATTCGCGGTTTTTTAATAAAAAGCAGTGTTTAAAGGTCACAACAGATTGCAGTAATAACATCTGATTTCAGCATGTTAGACAGGAAGCCGTCTCAGCCTGTCTAACAGATAAATTAATCATGCAAGCCATCTGCCAATTAAAAAACGACTGCGATTAAATTAAACTCACTATCCCACCATCCGATCCTGACCTCCCCTAAATCCCTTCCTAACATTGCGGCGGTATTACGGAAGCGTCTAAACCATTCTTATGCAAAAAAACGCAAACATTAAAACACGGCAAAGGATCTCAACATGGCCATACTATCGGGCTTCAAACTGCTTTTCCGCTCTTTGTCCAGACTGGCTATCGGCTGGCGACTGACTGCCGGCTTTGCGGCCGTCTTACTGCTGGTTGTCATCATGAGCAGTGCCACGATCTACTCCATCAGCGATATTGAGCAAGCCAACGCACACGTTAACAACGCCCTGGATTCAGCAACCAGCATCCAACAACAGACCGGCCAGATCAACCACTGGCTCAACCAACTGGAACGGTGTGAATCTGATGTCAAAAACAGCCTGTTGAGTATGGAAGAATCCTTCCTGCGCAACAAAGATGAAGTACACTTGTTCGGCGACCAACAAGACCCCCTTAAACTCTGGTTATCCAGCCGGGAACGTGTCGAGCTGACCAAACAATTCCCCCAGACAACGGACCTCATCAACACCCTGGAACAACTTCAGACGCAGATCGAAACCAACGCACAAAAGATCAGCGAAACCTGGCAGCCCCGCCATGAAGGTCTCACGCAGGAGCTGAACAAACTGAAACGCACCCAGATTTACTGGGCGCTTAAAATCACCAACATGATTTTCGTACAAAGTTCCATCGGCGAACTGCTTTTTGAAGAACTCGAAGACACGCCACTCGAAGAGTTTCGTAACGGCACAATCTACCAACGCTATGCCGAACAATTCCCTCCGCTCAAACAGGCCGTGCAAAATGCCAGCGATGAAAATGAGCAATTACGTCAATCCAGTTTTGCTTTGGACTCGTTGATCATGGATGGCAAATGGGAAAAAGTGCGCACCATGTACCGCGATGAATTCCCATCGCGGATTAAATCCATGGCTGTCGACCTTGACTTTGCCCTGCAGATGGAAAACCGGATCCTTTATCAGCAGGACGATGCCATCGCCCTGCTCAACAACAAACTGAAACCAAGCACCGCCCACCTGTCGCAAACCGTCAACCAACTGCGTCAGATTCTTCAAAAAGCCATGAACCAGGTCAGTCAGATGGACAGCGCCAGCAGTCAGAATGTTCTGAACGCACGCCATCAGGTAACCACCCAGATCAGCAACACCAAGCAGCGCATCATTCTGACCTCGCTGGTCATCCTCTTTATCGGCACTCTGGCGGCATGGTGGATCACCCGCTCCATTGTTTCACCGCTGCGCGATACCATGTCGATGATCAAAGAACTCGAAGCGGGACGGTTGAGCAAACGACTCGACTTTTCCCGTCAGGATGAAATCGGTGAAATGGCTGCCAGCCTTAATGCCTTTGCCGATCACCTTGAACAAGAGATCATGACCGCCTTCAATCAGCTCGCCGACGGCAACTTTACATTTGAAACCAAAGGGCTGATCCAGGATCCTCTCAACAACGTCAATCGCGCCCTGAACGAATTGCTCCTCGAAATTCGCAGCATGGGTGAGCATATCCAGACCGGCTCAAGGCAGATTGCCGATTCAAGCCAGCAGCTTTCGCTGGGAGCCACCTCTCAGGCCAGCTCGGTGGAAGAGATCACGCGCTCCATGTCGAGCATCAGCCAACAGACCCGCCGCAATGCCGACAATGCCCAACAGGCACGCGGTTTGTCAGAACGCACCCGCAACTCGGCGGAGCAAGGCAATGAACACATAGAGCAGATGCTTATTGCCATTGAAGAGATCAACCAATCCGGTGTCAACGTCTCCAAGATCATTAAAGTGATCGATGAGATCGCCTTTCAGACCAACTTGCTGGCCCTCAACGCCGCCGTTGAAGCGGCGCGTGCCGGTCAGCACGGCAAAGGCTTTGCCGTTGTCGCCGAGGAGGTGCGCAATCTGGCGGCACGCAGTGCCAAGGCGGCCTCCGAAACCACGTTACTCATCCAGGGCTCCACACAAAAAGCCGAGCGCGGCGTCACGATCGCCCATCAGACCGCCGATGCCCTATCAGAGATCGTCACCGAAACCGCCGAGGTTTCCGAACTGATCCGAAAAATTGCCGCCGCCTCGACAGAACAGGCCCAAGACATTGAGCACATCACCGCCGGACTGGCCAAAATCGATACTGTTGCCCAGCAAAACACCAGCCTGGCCGAACAGAGCGCCAGTGCCTCGGCGCAACTGTCCGAACAGGCTGAGCGGATGCACCAGAGGCTAGAACAGTTCTCCCTCTATGCTGCTCCCGCAGAACTTCCGGGACCGAAAACGCAGAGGAGTTCCCACATGCCGGCAATCAGGACAACAAAACCAAAGTCGCTGGAGGGGTTGAAAAAAAGATCGTGCTAGGGGGAGCTCAATCAAAAGAATAAGCAATTGAGGTAAAGAGGGATTTTGAACCGAACACAATGAGTAGAGGAGAAACAACAGCGATAGCGCGTCTGTGTCAGACTCACGTTTAACGTCTCACTGAATGACCAGAGGCCCACTTAAAACATGGCGGGAGAATGTCCCGCCATGCACTCCGGTTTCAGCCATAAACAGCAGAAAAAACAAAAAACCGATTAAAAGTTGAAGAACAACGACGCACTCAGACTGGTACGGTCGTAAAAGCGTCCTTCGACACGAATACCGCCATCCAACGGCAGCAGAGCCACCTCAACACCGGCAAAGACCTGCGCCACATGATCTTCTTCCATATCAACGCTGGAGTCTTTTTCGTTAAAGCTCACCGCCGCATCCATCCCTTCGATAAAATAACTGCCCGAGAGACGTTCTTCGGATTTGGTATCATCGAGAAAACTGGCCATGGCTCCGGCATAGCCGGTAATACGAGCGCTGGAGCACGGCTGCCACTCATAACCGAGCTGCACACCAAAACCATACTCAAGGTATGCTTCATCGCGCTGCCACGTCTCATCAAGGTAGCTCGCCCCATTGGTCACGACATAATGCTCCTTATACTCAATCCCGGTTGTCCACGTCATTCGACCAAACGCACTGGTATAGAAACCGCCTTGCTCAAAAAGCACCATGTGCGCGCCGAGGCCAAACATGGGGGCAATATCTTCGGAACCATCCGAATCCGTGCCACCGACCTCAAGACTCACCCCCCAGAACGGTTGCGGATTAAAGGTCACGCGCGCCACCAGGCGGTTTTCCTCCTGCGGGAACGCAAAGCTGCCGCTGCCAAAGCTATATCCCTGTTGGATATCCCGCTCATACTCTTCGTAATACACCTCGGCGCGCATCTGTTTATCACTCGGGGCCAGGATACCGACATCCATGGCGTGCCCCACTGAGGTGACAAACAGCAGGCCGACAGCAGCAGTACAGAGGATCGATTTCAATTTCATAATGGCAGTCCTTTCTTTCCAGTTAATTTAAAAAAGTACATTTATTTCAAGATATTACATAAACAATCTATTTAGCAACCATTGTTTCACCGACACACGCTCCGTCAAAACTGCCAGCCAATGCCAATTGTGATCGTTAATATTTCAGGGTCGTAGTCATCGACAAAAGAGCTCCCGGCGATTATCGCCGATGTCGACTCCTGCTGGTACCAGATTTTCTGAACCTCGGCAAAACCATACAGATGCGACGTGACATTCTGGAAAAGTTTCTGTTTGATTCCGGCCCCTAAGCTGTAGCCGTTAAAATCGACGTGACCGGAATATCGGTCTTGATAGTAAGGACGATCCAGGGTCCACTCGCCGGTCGTGCGAGCATAGCCAAAGCTCAGATATGCAAAAGTTGCTTCACTGAAAACAATGCCCGGCTGCAACTCAATCCCCCAGCTGTTGTCCAATTCAAACGAAAGCGTACTGACCTCTTCGGTATCCCGAAAGCGCTGGGTTGTGCTGCCGGACTCTTGGTCACCGAGGGTGTAATACAGCTTTGCCCCAAGGACATAGCGGTCGAAACGTTGATCGTAGCCGATCGCCACTTTGCCATTGACGCTATCATCATCGATATCAGCCTGAAACCAGTTGGGAAAATCAACATCCGTTTTTGTTTTTGAGCCACTGATACCGGCCTCGACAAAGGGGCCTTGAAAGTCGCTGGCAACTGCGGTCAGCGGCGTTATCGCAAAGAATATCATCAGCACAAACTTGAAAAATCCACGATGCGTCATCGTCATCTCCTGTCGACTACACTGCAATTATCAATCCCCTAGGGCAGTTCACTTCCGTCAAACCAGCTCTGCCAGATCCCTTCAAACGTGCCATCCTGTTTCATGGCATCGAGATTCTGTTGCCATTGCTCAACGGTGGAGGTCGGCGTGGTCAGGCTGAACGCAACATAGCCTTCATCGTAGGTTTCCTCAAATTGCTTGACGATATCTTCAGTCGGGGTTGAGGTCGTATCACACAGCCAATTGATCCCCTCATCGTACATAAACAAGGCATCGACTTCGCCGCTGAGCAACTGATTGAACGCGTCCAGAGGGGAAAAAGAGGTGGCGACGATGTTGTCAAAGCCATTGGCGAGCAGATAATCATGGGTGTACCAGTTACTGGGGGTGGCGACGGAACCCAACGCTTTTGCTTCTTCCAGAGTTGTGATGGTGATACCCGAATCACGCAGCGTGTAAAAACTGCCGCGCAACGTGGCGATGGGACCGACCCACTGAAACAGTCCCTCGCGCTCCGCAGTGCGGGCGGTGGTAAACAGGGCGCTGTTCGGCAGATACTGCACCGTGGCGTAGGCATCAATCCAGCCGGTGATTTTGACATTTGCAGCATAGTCATTACGGGACTGAATGGCGTCAACAATCTCGACGGATGAACCCTGGATATCAGGATCGACAATGGACCCGGAGTAATAATTAAAGGGCGGCGCGACTTCAGTGAACAGCTGCAGAACATCAGGCAGCATGGTTTCATTGGCGTCAGGAAAGTAGCGTTGCAGAATAGCCAGGGTTTCGTTTGTTTTGATCAGGTCATCCAAACTGGCTTGCACGGCCGCCACCACCTCATCACTGACATCTTTAGAAAAGGCGATGTAATAAAATGCCGACTTGTAGCCAAAGCACACATCAAAATCATCGCTGAAGGAAAACTGGCCCTGAACTTTGTAGGCCAACTGCTTGCCGTCACTGGCCAGGGCCTGCACATCACCATCAAGCAATGCGCCAACCGCTTCATCATAGGTGGCGTAATAGACCAGATTGTCAAAGCCAAGATCCTCCAGCGACGTTGTCTCCAGCCATCCTGTCACAACGGCAATGGAGTCCAGCGCTTTGGTGCCGTCCAGACCAAGGGTTGAGCCCAATCCGCTGTCTTTTTTGGCAAACACATAATAACCGGATGAACTGGTCGGTCCGACCCACTTGAAAAGGTCCTGGCGTTCAGCCGAGTAGCCGATTCCCAACAGGGCACGGTTTGAGCCATTGAGGGTGTTGTCATAGGCAACGGTCGAGCTTTGTTCCATCTCTACAACATAGTCAACCCCCGCCTCATCCATAGCCGCCGTTGCCGTATCGACATCAATGCCGACAATCTCACCGTTCTGGGTAAAACTGTTGGGACTCATCTCGACCACGGAAATAGTTATCGGTGTTGATGTGTGGTGCGAGCTGTCACTACAGCCCCATAAAAATGCACTCAGCAACAACAGCAGTGACACAAAAAATTTCATCCTTACAGAAGTCTTCATGAAATTCTCCCTGGTAAAATTGAGGATTGGAATAAGCCTGTGATCAGAAGAAAAAAACCTTCGCACCCTGAATTGACGGCTAACTGCCTGAAAAGTATACGTTGCATCCAACCGTTAGTTAGTTCATTCTGTCAATGATCCACTCTACTACACAGAAGTCGCACAAAAGTCGCACACGCCTTCTTTTTAAAAAAAACGTGCAAAAACTGTCGGGACAACCGCCCCTGAAGCAAGGAAAACAATGGAACAACGGGACTATCTGCAACAGATGACGGTGCTGCTGGCCGAAGACGACAAAATCGTCCGCGACAGCACGGCACAGGCGTTGGAAATATTTGTCCAGCGGGTGATTGCCGTCGAAGATGGCGCTGCAGCGCTGCAGCAGTTTCACAGCGGGGTGGCCGACATTGTGATCCTTGATATCAAGATGCCGGGGAAAAGCGGCCTGGTGGTTGCGCGGGAGATCAGAAGCAGCGATGAGATCACGCCGATCTTCATTATCAGCTCGTTCAACGACAGTGAGCAACTGCATCAAGCCATTCCGCTACTGCTAATTGATTACCTGATCAAGCCGCTGACCTTCGACCAACTCAAGGCGGCGCTGATTAAAAGTGTCGATTATCTGGAAAAACGGGGCGGACTGACCTACCCCCTCGGTGATGACGTCAGCTACAACAAACGCTCCGGCACCCTGATAACCACAGACGGCCAGGAAACGACGCTGCCGATGCGGGAAAAGCAACTGCTTGATCTGCTGATCACCAACCGCAACAAGCTGGTGACCAAGGAACGGCTGGAAGATCTGATCTTCAACATGGAATGCAGCGAGACGTCGCTGAAGAACCTGGTCTATCGGCTGAAGAAAAAAATTCCCGCCAACCGGATCGTTAACGTCAGAGAGATCGGCTACATGTTGGCCGAGCAGGACTAAGCAATGAAATTTTTCCTTCAAGTCCTCCTGGCCCTGCTGTTGCTCAGCAATACCGCCGTCGCGGCCGACCTCCCCGCCGTCGATATCACCCCCACTTTAAACCAACAGGCACTCGACCACAGTACGCTCCACGTCCTGATCGATCCGGACAAAACCGCCACCGTGACGGATCTGCTCGTCAACAAGCACCGTGAATGGCACCCTGCCGAGAGAAATTCGTTCCCCTACACCACCGCTGCCGTGTGGAGCCAAGCCCGCTTGCACAACAGCTCGTCACAACCGGTAAAGCTCCACCTGATCAACGACTTTGTTGCCCATGATGAAGTGAACATTTACCTGATCCGAGGCGGCACCGTCAGTGAGCAGTACCAGTTCGGCGATACGCGGCCAATCCGCGTCACGGAAATCCTCAATCGCTTTGCCAATGTCCACATCACACTGCACGGCAACGAAACCATCGAAGTCCTCACCCGCTACGCCTCGACCACCCCGATCAGCATCAAGATGAAGCTGCTCAGCGAACACAACTATTCACGGCTGGCCATCGAGGATTTGACCATCTGGGGCGTATTTATCGGCGTTACACTGGCGCTGGTGATCTACAACGTTATGATGTTCGTGTCGCTGCGCAATGTGGCCTTTCTTTTCTACGTGCTGCACAGTCTGGCCAACGGCTACAACACTCTGACCAGTTCAGGGCATGTCTATGCGTTTTTGAGCCCACTGCTGCCACTGGCCTGGCTTAATCTCAGCTACAAAATCACGCCGTCGGTAGCGGTGATCCTGATGTCGCTATTCATCATCACCTTCTTCGACCTCAAGCACAAAATAGGCTGGCTGTACAAACTCAACCTCGCCAACATCGGGCTGTTTAGCGCGTTACTCGCGTCATTGTTGTACTTTTATCCAAGCGGCCAACTGCTGCTGCACAACAAGATCTCTTCGCTATTGCTCCCCCTGGCGCTGTTGTTCATGCTGTTTTCCGCCCTGGTAGTCGCCTGGCACAAGCTGTTTGCCGGTCGTTATTTCCTCATCGGTGCCGGAATCTTCTTTTTCACCATGCTCAATTACGTGCTGTGCTTCACCGGACTGGTCGATTTCGGCAGTGGGGTTCTGTATGTTCTGCCGACAGGAATGGCGGCAGAGGCGATCTTCTTTGCCATGGCTCTGGGCCAAAAAATAAAACGGATTGAAGCAGAGCGGGCTGAAAACGCCCTGCTGCTTGATGAGAGCAACAAGTTCAATTCAACCAGCTATCTGCTCGCCGGGATTCTCCACCAGTTCAAGCAGCCGCTGATTTATTTGGGTACAGAGGTTTTAAAGCTGCGCACCCAGCGCTACCAAAGCGGTCAGGACGACGTGCACAGTGAAGAGATTCTCGGTCATATGGAGAGTCAGATTAGCGGCATGAATGATCTGGTGGGCAATTTTTACAGTTTTTATTCGCAACAGCCGCAGCTCGGCGAGTTCGATCTGCAGCATGCCATCGACACCGTGCTGGACATGCTCGCCTCATCGTTGCAGGCAGGAAAGATCAAGGTCATTAAGGACTATCAGGGCCAACAGCTCTGCGCCGATGAAAAGGCCCTCAAGCAAATCCTGCTGATTTTGCTGGAAAATACCGTCAGCGTCTTACAGGAAAAAAGTCCCGACGCCCCCACCCTGTGGCTCACCAGCTCCGGCGAGAAGCAGGTCACCATCGAAGTGCGCGACAACGCCGGCGGCATTGATCCCCAGGCACTTGATAAAATCTTCAACATCCATTACAGCAGAAAACAGGCGCAAGGACTCGGTATCGGCTTGGCACTGGCAAGAAAACTGGCGGAAACACGCCTCAACGGCAGCCTGACCGTCCACAATGAACCGTCGGGCGCGTGTTTCGTGTTAGTGTTTGGATCGACGTACTGAATTGCCTCTGACACGATTCATCTGCGCATCAAACGTTGATGATACCTCGTTCAGAAAAAACCGCCTTGGCAGCGGCGGCAGCATTCAATGCTGCAGGAAACCCGGCATAAACCGACATCTGAATGATGATCTCGACGATTTCCTGAGCAGAGCACCCCACATTCAACGCCGCGCCGATATGAACCTTAAGCTGTGGCTGGGCGTTTCCCATTGCAGCCAGAGCTGCCACGGTTGCAATTTCGCGAGATTTCACATCCAGGCCCTCCCTGCTGTAGACATCCCCAAACGGATACTCAATGGTATACCGTCCTAAATCCGGAGCGATATCCTTTAACGCTTCAATCACTTTTTCGCCGGCATCACCATCAATTTCTTTAAGCTTCTTCCACCCTCGCTCAAATCTGTCATTTCGATCTGCACTCATAGTCAACTCCTCAGCTACCGCCCAATCAGAGAACGCCTGACAGCTCGTCAATGACAAACAACCGAATGAAGCTGCAGACAAAATAAACGAGGAAATAATAAAGTCTCTTCGCTTAATGCCAACAGGCGTTTCATCGTTCTCCA belongs to Desulfuromonas acetoxidans DSM 684 and includes:
- a CDS encoding Spy/CpxP family protein refolding chaperone, coding for MMKTKLTVMLCAAVMLVASQAAWAQPGPWNGPQGFAGKGRGLCVGTGMGNGMGMGMGPGMGMGRMACNQGQMFPPNLLPMMTVALELNAAQIEKISSLEQELRNTFQQQYDLRSEQRALMMPAAQTGAFSGEGLRQGLDAVMKQKVDLLVKRAELRDEMAQVLTAEQREKCQSIMASIMPPGPRRGGFYDDTRPRRGFGGRR
- a CDS encoding EAL domain-containing protein, with the translated sequence MIKLKIFGMGLVVLSLALMVLSYYHYTENTRQILAHVDQRLLDGATALRYSVGDALHDRYLHANDPGLTEQSALFSHRLTHLSRDLGLCSLATLVRRDGTVYLTSSSLTDHEVTSGEFSNYFKVYPQLAKPVLAAFEDGQPHYVAADQAATHSRTLVLPCQTSQGFTYLAVASVDAFVVDRALAESLNRALIEGVVLLLVCVPVALVFVWPLSRRLFTDELTGLGNRLCLKRDLLRCRFPQLTLVNIDGFKDINNFYGGQIGDKLLVRVGDYLSKLVPSQTRIYRISGDEYALMCDTSPRCVSVEYLMERINEQRFVIGDSEFRLSLTAGVAQGPHKLLERADLALKEAKRIFRPYVHYSPDLHSSQSSHANLLWTSKIKEGVENNRFCAYFQPIYDNNSQKISHYESLIRLVERDGTIVGPDFFMEAARKSRVSSYLTTFMIDQALNCIEEHDVGCTVNLSIDDIVDHESRQTIIEHIRKKTARERLIFEIIESQGVENYQVIKSFIDQVHIYGIKVAVDDFGTGYSNFDHISQLDVDFLKIDGGLIGQLNDSDRAQTIIEAIVHFARELGIATIAEYVASEELQQRVVDLGIDYSQGYLWGRPQAQVQEKTLLP
- a CDS encoding GGDEF domain-containing protein, producing the protein MAELANFLVIGGALVLLLALFPVNQLRRRLPYSSCRIAWMFLSVLVCLFFSGYALYALLFWNEAQQWHDLVVPVIFFFGAIFVLTVCLLSARTADDVTRLCHLEYENILDPLLGIYNRRHMDRCLRSEADKTRRYALDLSVLLIDVDFFKKVNDTYGHLVGDRVLLALAQMIKGSVRDFDMVFRYGGEEIMVLLPYTNSSGAQTLGSRLCQWVSERSLLEEVHQGQPVNVQVTISIGVSTFDPAVEDEGEMVARADMALYRAKKNGRNRVEVADCAQGETFKNE
- a CDS encoding methyl-accepting chemotaxis protein codes for the protein MAILSGFKLLFRSLSRLAIGWRLTAGFAAVLLLVVIMSSATIYSISDIEQANAHVNNALDSATSIQQQTGQINHWLNQLERCESDVKNSLLSMEESFLRNKDEVHLFGDQQDPLKLWLSSRERVELTKQFPQTTDLINTLEQLQTQIETNAQKISETWQPRHEGLTQELNKLKRTQIYWALKITNMIFVQSSIGELLFEELEDTPLEEFRNGTIYQRYAEQFPPLKQAVQNASDENEQLRQSSFALDSLIMDGKWEKVRTMYRDEFPSRIKSMAVDLDFALQMENRILYQQDDAIALLNNKLKPSTAHLSQTVNQLRQILQKAMNQVSQMDSASSQNVLNARHQVTTQISNTKQRIILTSLVILFIGTLAAWWITRSIVSPLRDTMSMIKELEAGRLSKRLDFSRQDEIGEMAASLNAFADHLEQEIMTAFNQLADGNFTFETKGLIQDPLNNVNRALNELLLEIRSMGEHIQTGSRQIADSSQQLSLGATSQASSVEEITRSMSSISQQTRRNADNAQQARGLSERTRNSAEQGNEHIEQMLIAIEEINQSGVNVSKIIKVIDEIAFQTNLLALNAAVEAARAGQHGKGFAVVAEEVRNLAARSAKAASETTLLIQGSTQKAERGVTIAHQTADALSEIVTETAEVSELIRKIAAASTEQAQDIEHITAGLAKIDTVAQQNTSLAEQSASASAQLSEQAERMHQRLEQFSLYAAPAELPGPKTQRSSHMPAIRTTKPKSLEGLKKRSC
- a CDS encoding outer membrane protein, which translates into the protein MTHRGFFKFVLMIFFAITPLTAVASDFQGPFVEAGISGSKTKTDVDFPNWFQADIDDDSVNGKVAIGYDQRFDRYVLGAKLYYTLGDQESGSTTQRFRDTEEVSTLSFELDNSWGIELQPGIVFSEATFAYLSFGYARTTGEWTLDRPYYQDRYSGHVDFNGYSLGAGIKQKLFQNVTSHLYGFAEVQKIWYQQESTSAIIAGSSFVDDYDPEILTITIGIGWQF